In a single window of the Heliangelus exortis chromosome 1, bHelExo1.hap1, whole genome shotgun sequence genome:
- the RCBTB2 gene encoding RCC1 and BTB domain-containing protein 2 isoform X4: MEDESPPSQGVSTKVLEATLLSALKMLDVGKWPIFSLCSQEELKLIRQACVFGSAGNEVLYATENDEVFVLGMNCSGCLGTGDMQSTIEPRRLDSLCGKKIACLSYGSGPHVVLATEEGEVYTWGHNAYSQLGNGTTNHGFIPCQVSTNLVNKKVIEVACGSHHSMVLTSDGEVYTWGYNNSGQVGSGSTANQPIPRRVTSCLQNKIVVNIACGQMCSMAVVENGEVYVWGYNGNGQLGLGSSGNQPTPCRIAALQGIRVQRVACGYAHTLVLTDEGQIYAWGANSYGQLEPDDHLTVAQSLKKEFDNPETADLKFLVDGKYIHVHKVLLKIRCEHFRSILSNDDEIIEMSEFSYPVYRAFLEYLYTDNIRLPPEDAIGLLDLATLYGENRLKKLCQQTIKQGICEENAIALLSAAVKYEAQDLEEFCFRFCINHLTVVTQTQGFAEMDHDLLKNFISKASRVGAFRN; the protein is encoded by the exons ATGGAGGATGAATCTCCTCCTTCCCAAGGAGTCAGTACCAAG GTCTTGGAGGCAACATTATTGTCAGCCCTGAAGATGCTAGATGTTGGGAAATGGccaattttttctctctgttcccaAGAAGAGCTCAAGTTAATTCGTCAAGCCTGTGTATTTGGCAGTGCTGGTAATGAAGTGCTCTATGCAACTGAAAATGATGAG GTTTTTGTGCTTGGCATGAACTGCAGTGGGTGTTTAGGAACTGGTGACATGCAGAGCACCATTGAGCCAAGGAGGCTGGATTCTCTGTGTGGCAAAAAGATTGCCTGCCTGAGTTATGGAAGTGGCCCTCATGTTGTTCTTGCTACAGAAG AAGGAGAAGTGTATACATGGGGTCATAATGCTTATAGTCAGTTGGGCAATGGTACAACAAATCATGGTTTCATTCCCTGTCAAGTCTCTACTAACTTGGTGAACAAGAAAGTCATTGAAGTTGCCTGTGGTTCTCATCATTCTATGGTGTTAACATCTGATGGAGAG GTATATACGTGGGGTTATAATAACTCTGGACAAGTTGGATCTGGTTCAACAGCTAATCAGCCAATTCCTCGAAGAGTTACCAGCTGcctacaaaataaaatagtagTTAATATAGCTTGTGGACAGATGTGCTCTATGGCTGTAGTGGAAAATGGAGAG GTCTACGTCTGGGGTTACAATGGCAATGGTCAGCTGGGACTGGGCAGCAGTGGCAACCAACCAACCCCGTGCCGAATAGCTGCTCTGCAGGGCATTCGTGTGCAGAGG GTTGCCTGTGGCTATGCACATACCTTAGTGCTAACAGATGAAGGTCAGATTTATGCCTGGGGAGCCAATTCATATGGCCAGTTAG AGCCTGATGACCATCTAACAGTAGCCCAGTCACTAAAGAAGGAATTTGACAACCCTGAAACTGCAGACCTGAAGTTTCTAGTGGATGGAAAATACATTCATGTTCATAAAGTTCTTCTCAAAATTAG GTGTGAACATTTTCGTTCCATACTAAGCAACGATGATGAAATTATAGAAATGAGTGAATTTTCTTATCCCGTTTACCGAGCCTTCCTGGAATACCTCTACACTGACAACATAAGGCTCCCTCCTGAAGATGCAATAG GACTGCTAGATTTGGCAACACTGTATGGAGAAAACAGGTTGAAAAAGCTTTGCCAGCAAACGATCAAACAAGGCATTTGTGAAGAGAATGCCATTgctctcctttctgctgctgtcaaATATGAAGCTCAG gactTGGAAGAATTTTGCTTCAGATTTTGCATAAACCATTTAACTGTTGTTACACAAACTCAAGGCTTTGCAGAAATGGACCATGACCTCCTGAAAAACTTCATCAGCAAAGCAAGCAGAGTGGGAGCATTCCGAAACTGA
- the RCBTB2 gene encoding RCC1 and BTB domain-containing protein 2 isoform X1 — MEDESPPSQGVSTKVLEATLLSALKMLDVGKWPIFSLCSQEELKLIRQACVFGSAGNEVLYATENDEVFVLGMNCSGCLGTGDMQSTIEPRRLDSLCGKKIACLSYGSGPHVVLATEEGEVYTWGHNAYSQLGNGTTNHGFIPCQVSTNLVNKKVIEVACGSHHSMVLTSDGEVYTWGYNNSGQVGSGSTANQPIPRRVTSCLQNKIVVNIACGQMCSMAVVENGEVYVWGYNGNGQLGLGSSGNQPTPCRIAALQGIRVQRVACGYAHTLVLTDEGQIYAWGANSYGQLGTGNKSNQSYPTTVIVDKDRVIEIAACHSAHTSAAKTQSGQVYMWGQCRGQSVILPHLTHFACTDDVFACFATPAVMWRLLSVEPDDHLTVAQSLKKEFDNPETADLKFLVDGKYIHVHKVLLKIRCEHFRSILSNDDEIIEMSEFSYPVYRAFLEYLYTDNIRLPPEDAIGLLDLATLYGENRLKKLCQQTIKQGICEENAIALLSAAVKYEAQDLEEFCFRFCINHLTVVTQTQGFAEMDHDLLKNFISKASRVGAFRN, encoded by the exons ATGGAGGATGAATCTCCTCCTTCCCAAGGAGTCAGTACCAAG GTCTTGGAGGCAACATTATTGTCAGCCCTGAAGATGCTAGATGTTGGGAAATGGccaattttttctctctgttcccaAGAAGAGCTCAAGTTAATTCGTCAAGCCTGTGTATTTGGCAGTGCTGGTAATGAAGTGCTCTATGCAACTGAAAATGATGAG GTTTTTGTGCTTGGCATGAACTGCAGTGGGTGTTTAGGAACTGGTGACATGCAGAGCACCATTGAGCCAAGGAGGCTGGATTCTCTGTGTGGCAAAAAGATTGCCTGCCTGAGTTATGGAAGTGGCCCTCATGTTGTTCTTGCTACAGAAG AAGGAGAAGTGTATACATGGGGTCATAATGCTTATAGTCAGTTGGGCAATGGTACAACAAATCATGGTTTCATTCCCTGTCAAGTCTCTACTAACTTGGTGAACAAGAAAGTCATTGAAGTTGCCTGTGGTTCTCATCATTCTATGGTGTTAACATCTGATGGAGAG GTATATACGTGGGGTTATAATAACTCTGGACAAGTTGGATCTGGTTCAACAGCTAATCAGCCAATTCCTCGAAGAGTTACCAGCTGcctacaaaataaaatagtagTTAATATAGCTTGTGGACAGATGTGCTCTATGGCTGTAGTGGAAAATGGAGAG GTCTACGTCTGGGGTTACAATGGCAATGGTCAGCTGGGACTGGGCAGCAGTGGCAACCAACCAACCCCGTGCCGAATAGCTGCTCTGCAGGGCATTCGTGTGCAGAGG GTTGCCTGTGGCTATGCACATACCTTAGTGCTAACAGATGAAGGTCAGATTTATGCCTGGGGAGCCAATTCATATGGCCAGTTAGGTACTGGTAATAAAAGTAACCAGTCTTACCCTACAACAGTTATTGTGGACAAGGACAG AGTTATAGAGATTGCAGCCTGCCACTCTGCTCACACCTCGGCTGCCAAGACCCAGAGTGGGCAGGTGTACATGTGGGGCCAGTGCCGTGGGCAGTCAGTGATCCTTCCCCACCTCACTCACTTTGCCTGCACTGATGATGTCTTTGCTTGCTTTGCTACCCCTGCTGTTATGTGGCGCCTTCTGTCAGTAG AGCCTGATGACCATCTAACAGTAGCCCAGTCACTAAAGAAGGAATTTGACAACCCTGAAACTGCAGACCTGAAGTTTCTAGTGGATGGAAAATACATTCATGTTCATAAAGTTCTTCTCAAAATTAG GTGTGAACATTTTCGTTCCATACTAAGCAACGATGATGAAATTATAGAAATGAGTGAATTTTCTTATCCCGTTTACCGAGCCTTCCTGGAATACCTCTACACTGACAACATAAGGCTCCCTCCTGAAGATGCAATAG GACTGCTAGATTTGGCAACACTGTATGGAGAAAACAGGTTGAAAAAGCTTTGCCAGCAAACGATCAAACAAGGCATTTGTGAAGAGAATGCCATTgctctcctttctgctgctgtcaaATATGAAGCTCAG gactTGGAAGAATTTTGCTTCAGATTTTGCATAAACCATTTAACTGTTGTTACACAAACTCAAGGCTTTGCAGAAATGGACCATGACCTCCTGAAAAACTTCATCAGCAAAGCAAGCAGAGTGGGAGCATTCCGAAACTGA
- the RCBTB2 gene encoding RCC1 and BTB domain-containing protein 2 isoform X3, whose protein sequence is MLDVGKWPIFSLCSQEELKLIRQACVFGSAGNEVLYATENDEVFVLGMNCSGCLGTGDMQSTIEPRRLDSLCGKKIACLSYGSGPHVVLATEEGEVYTWGHNAYSQLGNGTTNHGFIPCQVSTNLVNKKVIEVACGSHHSMVLTSDGEVYTWGYNNSGQVGSGSTANQPIPRRVTSCLQNKIVVNIACGQMCSMAVVENGEVYVWGYNGNGQLGLGSSGNQPTPCRIAALQGIRVQRVACGYAHTLVLTDEGQIYAWGANSYGQLGTGNKSNQSYPTTVIVDKDRVIEIAACHSAHTSAAKTQSGQVYMWGQCRGQSVILPHLTHFACTDDVFACFATPAVMWRLLSVEPDDHLTVAQSLKKEFDNPETADLKFLVDGKYIHVHKVLLKIRCEHFRSILSNDDEIIEMSEFSYPVYRAFLEYLYTDNIRLPPEDAIGLLDLATLYGENRLKKLCQQTIKQGICEENAIALLSAAVKYEAQDLEEFCFRFCINHLTVVTQTQGFAEMDHDLLKNFISKASRVGAFRN, encoded by the exons ATGCTAGATGTTGGGAAATGGccaattttttctctctgttcccaAGAAGAGCTCAAGTTAATTCGTCAAGCCTGTGTATTTGGCAGTGCTGGTAATGAAGTGCTCTATGCAACTGAAAATGATGAG GTTTTTGTGCTTGGCATGAACTGCAGTGGGTGTTTAGGAACTGGTGACATGCAGAGCACCATTGAGCCAAGGAGGCTGGATTCTCTGTGTGGCAAAAAGATTGCCTGCCTGAGTTATGGAAGTGGCCCTCATGTTGTTCTTGCTACAGAAG AAGGAGAAGTGTATACATGGGGTCATAATGCTTATAGTCAGTTGGGCAATGGTACAACAAATCATGGTTTCATTCCCTGTCAAGTCTCTACTAACTTGGTGAACAAGAAAGTCATTGAAGTTGCCTGTGGTTCTCATCATTCTATGGTGTTAACATCTGATGGAGAG GTATATACGTGGGGTTATAATAACTCTGGACAAGTTGGATCTGGTTCAACAGCTAATCAGCCAATTCCTCGAAGAGTTACCAGCTGcctacaaaataaaatagtagTTAATATAGCTTGTGGACAGATGTGCTCTATGGCTGTAGTGGAAAATGGAGAG GTCTACGTCTGGGGTTACAATGGCAATGGTCAGCTGGGACTGGGCAGCAGTGGCAACCAACCAACCCCGTGCCGAATAGCTGCTCTGCAGGGCATTCGTGTGCAGAGG GTTGCCTGTGGCTATGCACATACCTTAGTGCTAACAGATGAAGGTCAGATTTATGCCTGGGGAGCCAATTCATATGGCCAGTTAGGTACTGGTAATAAAAGTAACCAGTCTTACCCTACAACAGTTATTGTGGACAAGGACAG AGTTATAGAGATTGCAGCCTGCCACTCTGCTCACACCTCGGCTGCCAAGACCCAGAGTGGGCAGGTGTACATGTGGGGCCAGTGCCGTGGGCAGTCAGTGATCCTTCCCCACCTCACTCACTTTGCCTGCACTGATGATGTCTTTGCTTGCTTTGCTACCCCTGCTGTTATGTGGCGCCTTCTGTCAGTAG AGCCTGATGACCATCTAACAGTAGCCCAGTCACTAAAGAAGGAATTTGACAACCCTGAAACTGCAGACCTGAAGTTTCTAGTGGATGGAAAATACATTCATGTTCATAAAGTTCTTCTCAAAATTAG GTGTGAACATTTTCGTTCCATACTAAGCAACGATGATGAAATTATAGAAATGAGTGAATTTTCTTATCCCGTTTACCGAGCCTTCCTGGAATACCTCTACACTGACAACATAAGGCTCCCTCCTGAAGATGCAATAG GACTGCTAGATTTGGCAACACTGTATGGAGAAAACAGGTTGAAAAAGCTTTGCCAGCAAACGATCAAACAAGGCATTTGTGAAGAGAATGCCATTgctctcctttctgctgctgtcaaATATGAAGCTCAG gactTGGAAGAATTTTGCTTCAGATTTTGCATAAACCATTTAACTGTTGTTACACAAACTCAAGGCTTTGCAGAAATGGACCATGACCTCCTGAAAAACTTCATCAGCAAAGCAAGCAGAGTGGGAGCATTCCGAAACTGA
- the RCBTB2 gene encoding RCC1 and BTB domain-containing protein 2 isoform X2: protein MEPQVLTNQVLEATLLSALKMLDVGKWPIFSLCSQEELKLIRQACVFGSAGNEVLYATENDEVFVLGMNCSGCLGTGDMQSTIEPRRLDSLCGKKIACLSYGSGPHVVLATEEGEVYTWGHNAYSQLGNGTTNHGFIPCQVSTNLVNKKVIEVACGSHHSMVLTSDGEVYTWGYNNSGQVGSGSTANQPIPRRVTSCLQNKIVVNIACGQMCSMAVVENGEVYVWGYNGNGQLGLGSSGNQPTPCRIAALQGIRVQRVACGYAHTLVLTDEGQIYAWGANSYGQLGTGNKSNQSYPTTVIVDKDRVIEIAACHSAHTSAAKTQSGQVYMWGQCRGQSVILPHLTHFACTDDVFACFATPAVMWRLLSVEPDDHLTVAQSLKKEFDNPETADLKFLVDGKYIHVHKVLLKIRCEHFRSILSNDDEIIEMSEFSYPVYRAFLEYLYTDNIRLPPEDAIGLLDLATLYGENRLKKLCQQTIKQGICEENAIALLSAAVKYEAQDLEEFCFRFCINHLTVVTQTQGFAEMDHDLLKNFISKASRVGAFRN, encoded by the exons ATGGAACCCCAGGtgttaactaaccag GTCTTGGAGGCAACATTATTGTCAGCCCTGAAGATGCTAGATGTTGGGAAATGGccaattttttctctctgttcccaAGAAGAGCTCAAGTTAATTCGTCAAGCCTGTGTATTTGGCAGTGCTGGTAATGAAGTGCTCTATGCAACTGAAAATGATGAG GTTTTTGTGCTTGGCATGAACTGCAGTGGGTGTTTAGGAACTGGTGACATGCAGAGCACCATTGAGCCAAGGAGGCTGGATTCTCTGTGTGGCAAAAAGATTGCCTGCCTGAGTTATGGAAGTGGCCCTCATGTTGTTCTTGCTACAGAAG AAGGAGAAGTGTATACATGGGGTCATAATGCTTATAGTCAGTTGGGCAATGGTACAACAAATCATGGTTTCATTCCCTGTCAAGTCTCTACTAACTTGGTGAACAAGAAAGTCATTGAAGTTGCCTGTGGTTCTCATCATTCTATGGTGTTAACATCTGATGGAGAG GTATATACGTGGGGTTATAATAACTCTGGACAAGTTGGATCTGGTTCAACAGCTAATCAGCCAATTCCTCGAAGAGTTACCAGCTGcctacaaaataaaatagtagTTAATATAGCTTGTGGACAGATGTGCTCTATGGCTGTAGTGGAAAATGGAGAG GTCTACGTCTGGGGTTACAATGGCAATGGTCAGCTGGGACTGGGCAGCAGTGGCAACCAACCAACCCCGTGCCGAATAGCTGCTCTGCAGGGCATTCGTGTGCAGAGG GTTGCCTGTGGCTATGCACATACCTTAGTGCTAACAGATGAAGGTCAGATTTATGCCTGGGGAGCCAATTCATATGGCCAGTTAGGTACTGGTAATAAAAGTAACCAGTCTTACCCTACAACAGTTATTGTGGACAAGGACAG AGTTATAGAGATTGCAGCCTGCCACTCTGCTCACACCTCGGCTGCCAAGACCCAGAGTGGGCAGGTGTACATGTGGGGCCAGTGCCGTGGGCAGTCAGTGATCCTTCCCCACCTCACTCACTTTGCCTGCACTGATGATGTCTTTGCTTGCTTTGCTACCCCTGCTGTTATGTGGCGCCTTCTGTCAGTAG AGCCTGATGACCATCTAACAGTAGCCCAGTCACTAAAGAAGGAATTTGACAACCCTGAAACTGCAGACCTGAAGTTTCTAGTGGATGGAAAATACATTCATGTTCATAAAGTTCTTCTCAAAATTAG GTGTGAACATTTTCGTTCCATACTAAGCAACGATGATGAAATTATAGAAATGAGTGAATTTTCTTATCCCGTTTACCGAGCCTTCCTGGAATACCTCTACACTGACAACATAAGGCTCCCTCCTGAAGATGCAATAG GACTGCTAGATTTGGCAACACTGTATGGAGAAAACAGGTTGAAAAAGCTTTGCCAGCAAACGATCAAACAAGGCATTTGTGAAGAGAATGCCATTgctctcctttctgctgctgtcaaATATGAAGCTCAG gactTGGAAGAATTTTGCTTCAGATTTTGCATAAACCATTTAACTGTTGTTACACAAACTCAAGGCTTTGCAGAAATGGACCATGACCTCCTGAAAAACTTCATCAGCAAAGCAAGCAGAGTGGGAGCATTCCGAAACTGA